A stretch of Ferribacterium limneticum DNA encodes these proteins:
- a CDS encoding phage holin family protein: MTQQSGGEGGREGLFSALKNIVATLIAIGKTRAELLVTELEEEKFRLMSLWAKAIGAAFLLALGVVMVVCCVALAFWEQRVVVFGIFAVLFIGGGAILVGSLKRQASQPSKMFKSSLSELEADMAQLRRYRNKSE; the protein is encoded by the coding sequence ATGACTCAGCAGTCAGGCGGTGAAGGGGGCCGCGAGGGTCTTTTTTCCGCCTTGAAAAATATTGTCGCGACGCTGATCGCGATAGGTAAGACGCGTGCTGAGCTTCTGGTTACGGAGCTTGAGGAGGAGAAATTCCGCCTCATGTCGCTCTGGGCCAAGGCCATCGGTGCCGCGTTTCTGCTCGCCTTGGGCGTCGTCATGGTCGTCTGCTGTGTGGCGCTGGCTTTCTGGGAGCAGAGGGTCGTCGTCTTCGGCATCTTTGCCGTCCTGTTCATTGGCGGTGGTGCGATCCTCGTTGGTTCGCTGAAACGGCAAGCCAGTCAGCCGAGCAAAATGTTCAAGTCCAGTCTGTCTGAATTGGAAGCGGACATGGCGCAACTGCGCCGCTATCGCAACAAGTCGGAATGA
- the mreD gene encoding rod shape-determining protein MreD: protein MQPTFSSSRILLPVRPWFIFFSLIAAALLNFLPTAHWPGMPDWVALVLCFWSVREFRKVGMGWGFMLGLLMDVADGAVLGQHCFAYVALAYTAASLSRRILWFPLLQQALQIMPLLLATQVLQALMRLAVGAEFPGWGYFVGPMIATLLWIPATFILLLPQYRPVEQDPNRPI from the coding sequence ATGCAACCTACCTTTTCCTCCTCACGCATTCTGCTGCCAGTCCGGCCCTGGTTCATTTTTTTCAGCCTGATTGCCGCCGCGCTCCTCAACTTCCTGCCGACGGCACACTGGCCCGGCATGCCGGACTGGGTCGCACTGGTGCTGTGCTTCTGGAGTGTCCGCGAATTCCGCAAGGTCGGCATGGGCTGGGGCTTCATGCTGGGATTGCTGATGGACGTTGCCGACGGCGCGGTGCTCGGTCAGCATTGCTTTGCCTACGTCGCTCTCGCCTATACCGCCGCCTCGCTGTCGCGCCGCATCCTGTGGTTCCCGCTACTGCAACAGGCCCTGCAGATCATGCCGCTGCTGTTGGCGACGCAGGTATTGCAAGCCTTGATGCGCCTGGCCGTTGGCGCCGAGTTTCCCGGCTGGGGCTATTTCGTTGGCCCGATGATCGCTACGCTGCTCTGGATTCCCGCCACCTTCATCCTGCTCCTGCCGCAATACCGGCCGGTCGAGCAGGACCCCAACCGCCCTATTTAA
- a CDS encoding AmpG family muropeptide MFS transporter, whose protein sequence is MPAWLAALLTRKMLICIFTGFSSGLPLYLLLNLLPAWLRSEGVDLKTIGFFALIQFPYTWKFLWSPLLDRYSLPGFGRRRGWMLITQIGLLFSIGFLGGFDPKESIWPILWLATLLSLLSATQDIAVDAFRREILGDNELGLGNAVHVNAYRIAGLIPGSLSLILADRLPWNEVFWITGAFMIPGMAMAWLVTEPTIKGAPKTLRQAVTEPFHEFIGRQGWQGAATVLGFIFLYKLGDSLCTALATPFYLDMGFTKTDIGLIAKHAGLWPAVIGALLGGLWMVRLGINRALWLFGVVQLVSIFGFAWLAAQGHYDSVGASERLALAFVIGLEALGVGLGTAAFVAFIARSTHPAYTATQMALFTSLAAVPRTFINASAGWLVENLGWYGFFWLCAGLAVPGMLLLLKVAPWHETSDSAIRPV, encoded by the coding sequence ATGCCAGCCTGGCTCGCGGCCCTACTCACCCGGAAGATGCTGATCTGCATCTTCACCGGTTTTTCATCCGGTCTGCCGCTTTACCTGCTCCTTAACCTGCTGCCAGCCTGGCTGCGCAGCGAAGGCGTGGACCTCAAAACCATCGGTTTCTTCGCGCTGATCCAGTTCCCTTACACCTGGAAATTCCTCTGGTCCCCGCTGCTTGACCGCTACAGCCTGCCAGGCTTTGGCCGCCGGCGTGGCTGGATGCTGATTACCCAAATCGGCCTGCTGTTCTCCATCGGCTTCCTCGGCGGCTTTGACCCGAAAGAAAGCATCTGGCCCATCCTGTGGCTCGCCACCCTGCTTTCACTGCTCTCCGCCACCCAGGACATCGCTGTCGATGCCTTCCGGCGGGAAATCCTCGGCGACAACGAACTCGGCCTCGGCAATGCCGTCCATGTGAACGCTTACCGGATCGCCGGTCTGATTCCCGGCTCGCTATCGCTGATCCTGGCCGATCGCCTGCCCTGGAACGAGGTTTTCTGGATTACCGGTGCTTTCATGATTCCCGGTATGGCCATGGCCTGGCTGGTTACTGAGCCGACAATCAAAGGTGCCCCCAAAACGCTGCGCCAAGCCGTCACTGAGCCTTTCCACGAATTCATCGGCCGCCAGGGCTGGCAGGGTGCCGCCACGGTACTCGGCTTCATCTTCCTGTACAAACTGGGCGATAGCCTGTGCACGGCACTGGCCACCCCTTTCTATCTCGACATGGGTTTCACCAAGACCGATATCGGCCTGATCGCCAAACATGCTGGGCTATGGCCGGCAGTCATTGGCGCCCTGCTCGGCGGATTATGGATGGTCAGGCTGGGCATCAACCGGGCCCTGTGGCTGTTTGGCGTCGTGCAACTGGTATCGATCTTCGGCTTTGCCTGGCTGGCGGCCCAAGGACATTACGATAGTGTCGGCGCCAGCGAGCGGCTTGCTCTCGCCTTCGTCATCGGACTCGAAGCGCTAGGTGTTGGTCTGGGCACTGCAGCGTTCGTCGCCTTCATTGCGCGCTCGACGCATCCGGCTTATACGGCGACGCAAATGGCCCTGTTCACCAGCCTGGCCGCCGTGCCGCGCACCTTCATCAACGCCTCGGCGGGCTGGCTGGTTGAAAATCTTGGCTGGTACGGTTTCTTCTGGCTGTGTGCCGGCCTTGCGGTGCCGGGAATGCTTTTGCTACTGAAAGTCGCACCGTGGCACGAAACCTCGGATTCGGCTATTCGCCCCGTTTGA
- a CDS encoding rod shape-determining protein codes for MFGFLSKYFSNDLAIDLGTANTLIYVRARGIVLDEPSVVAIRLEGGPNAKKTIQAVGREAKDMLGKAPGTITVIRPMKDGVIADFTVTEQMLKQFIKKVHDSKLFSPSPRIIICVPSGSTQVERRAIRESALGAGASQVYLIEEPMAAAIGAGLPVSDATGSMVVDIGGGTTEVGVISLGGMVYAGSVRVGGDKLDEAIINYISRNYGMMIGENTAENIKKNIGSAFPGAEVKEMEVSGINKAEGIPRKFTISSNEILEALTDPLNQIVSAVKSALEKTPPELGADIAEKGMVLTGGGALLRDLDRLLMEETGLPVIVADEPLTCVARGCGMALEKMDKLGSIFASD; via the coding sequence ATGTTTGGTTTCCTCAGTAAATACTTCTCGAACGACCTCGCCATCGACCTTGGTACCGCCAACACGCTGATTTATGTGCGTGCCCGCGGCATCGTCCTGGACGAGCCATCAGTCGTCGCCATCCGCCTTGAAGGCGGCCCCAATGCCAAAAAAACCATCCAGGCCGTCGGCCGGGAAGCCAAGGACATGCTTGGCAAGGCACCGGGCACCATCACCGTTATCCGCCCGATGAAGGACGGCGTCATTGCCGACTTCACCGTCACCGAGCAGATGCTCAAGCAATTCATCAAGAAGGTACACGACTCGAAGCTGTTCAGCCCGAGTCCGCGCATCATCATCTGTGTTCCGTCCGGATCGACCCAGGTCGAACGTCGCGCCATCCGTGAATCCGCCCTCGGCGCTGGCGCCAGCCAGGTTTACCTGATCGAGGAGCCGATGGCTGCTGCGATCGGTGCCGGCCTGCCGGTCTCCGATGCGACAGGTTCCATGGTCGTCGACATCGGCGGCGGCACGACCGAAGTCGGCGTCATCTCGCTCGGCGGCATGGTCTATGCCGGCTCGGTGCGCGTCGGTGGCGACAAGCTCGACGAAGCGATCATCAATTACATCAGCCGCAACTACGGCATGATGATCGGCGAGAACACTGCCGAGAACATCAAGAAGAACATCGGTTCCGCCTTCCCGGGCGCCGAAGTCAAGGAAATGGAAGTTTCCGGCATCAACAAGGCCGAAGGCATCCCGCGCAAATTCACGATTTCCTCCAACGAAATCCTCGAGGCGCTGACCGACCCGCTCAACCAGATCGTTTCCGCCGTCAAGTCCGCGCTAGAAAAGACGCCGCCCGAACTCGGTGCCGACATTGCCGAAAAGGGCATGGTCCTGACCGGTGGCGGCGCTCTGTTGCGTGATCTCGACCGTCTGCTGATGGAAGAAACCGGCCTCCCCGTCATCGTTGCCGATGAGCCCCTGACCTGTGTTGCCCGCGGTTGCGGCATGGCACTGGAAAAGATGGACAAGCTGGGCAGCATTTTTGCCTCGGACTAA
- the gatC gene encoding Asp-tRNA(Asn)/Glu-tRNA(Gln) amidotransferase subunit GatC, protein MSLTLEQVKRIAHLARIEISDDEALTTQGHLNGIFQLIEQMQAVDTSGVEPMAHAQDVSQRLREDAVSEGDRRAAYQAVAPEIEAGLYLVPKVIE, encoded by the coding sequence ATGTCGCTCACATTAGAACAGGTTAAGCGCATCGCCCATCTCGCCCGAATCGAGATCAGCGATGACGAGGCCCTGACCACCCAGGGCCACCTCAATGGCATCTTCCAGTTGATCGAACAAATGCAGGCCGTGGATACCAGCGGCGTCGAGCCGATGGCGCATGCTCAGGATGTCAGCCAGCGTCTGCGTGAAGATGCAGTTTCCGAAGGTGATCGCCGCGCCGCCTATCAGGCCGTCGCCCCGGAAATTGAAGCCGGGCTCTACCTTGTGCCGAAGGTGATCGAATGA
- the gatA gene encoding Asp-tRNA(Asn)/Glu-tRNA(Gln) amidotransferase subunit GatA, whose product MINASLKELSQALAAKKVSSVELSSLFLDRIERLNPSLNAFVTVDREKSLQMARDADTRIAAGTAGPLTGIPIAQKDIFCAEGWLSTCGSKMLANFVSPYDATVIRKMHAEAGLVSLGKTNMDEFAMGSSNETSFFGSVRNPWDTERVPGGSSGGSAAAVAARLAPAATGTDTGGSIRQPAALCNLTGLKPTYGVVSRYGMIAFASSLDQGGPMAASAEDCALLLNTMVGFDERDSTSLDRPVEDYARDLEKPLNGLRIGLPKEFFGEGCDAGVMAAVRAAIAEYEKLGASIVDVSLPNSHLSVPAYYVIAPAEASSNLSRFDGVRYGYRAPDYGNLDDMYMKTRAQGFGAEVKRRILIGAYVLSHGYYDAYYLQAQRIRRLIANDFVEAFKHCDVIMSPTSPSTAFKLGEKAADPVQMYLSDIYTIAVNLAGLPGMSIPCGFVGGLPVGLQLIGNYFAENRLLNVAHRYQQATDWHQRRPGGIE is encoded by the coding sequence ATGATCAATGCCAGCCTGAAAGAACTGTCGCAGGCGCTGGCCGCGAAGAAGGTTTCCAGCGTCGAGTTGTCGTCCTTGTTCCTTGACCGCATCGAGCGTCTGAATCCAAGTCTCAATGCCTTTGTGACGGTTGATCGCGAGAAGAGCCTGCAAATGGCCCGTGATGCCGATACGCGTATCGCTGCCGGCACGGCTGGCCCATTGACCGGCATACCTATCGCCCAGAAGGACATCTTCTGTGCCGAGGGCTGGCTGAGTACTTGTGGCTCGAAAATGCTGGCCAACTTCGTTTCGCCCTATGATGCGACGGTCATCCGCAAGATGCACGCCGAAGCCGGCCTGGTCTCGCTCGGCAAGACGAATATGGACGAATTCGCTATGGGTTCGTCGAATGAAACCTCGTTCTTCGGCTCGGTGCGCAACCCTTGGGATACCGAGCGTGTACCAGGCGGTTCGTCTGGCGGTTCGGCCGCCGCAGTGGCTGCCCGTCTGGCGCCGGCAGCGACTGGCACCGATACTGGCGGCTCGATCCGTCAGCCGGCTGCGCTGTGCAACCTGACCGGCCTGAAGCCAACCTACGGTGTTGTTTCCCGCTACGGCATGATTGCCTTCGCATCGTCGCTTGATCAGGGCGGCCCGATGGCAGCCAGCGCCGAAGATTGCGCCTTGCTGCTCAACACGATGGTCGGTTTCGACGAACGCGACTCAACCTCACTCGACCGCCCGGTCGAAGACTATGCCCGTGATCTCGAGAAACCTCTGAATGGCCTGCGCATTGGTCTGCCGAAAGAGTTCTTCGGTGAGGGTTGCGATGCCGGGGTGATGGCGGCCGTGCGTGCGGCGATTGCCGAATACGAGAAGCTCGGCGCATCGATAGTTGATGTCTCGCTGCCCAACTCCCATCTGTCGGTACCGGCCTATTACGTGATCGCGCCGGCGGAGGCCAGTTCCAACCTGTCGCGTTTCGACGGTGTGCGCTACGGCTATCGCGCTCCGGATTACGGCAATCTGGACGACATGTACATGAAGACCCGCGCCCAGGGCTTCGGTGCGGAAGTAAAGCGCCGCATCCTGATTGGCGCCTATGTGTTGTCGCACGGCTATTACGACGCCTATTACCTGCAGGCCCAGCGCATCCGCCGCTTGATCGCCAATGATTTCGTCGAGGCCTTCAAGCACTGTGATGTGATCATGAGCCCGACTTCGCCATCGACTGCCTTCAAACTCGGCGAAAAGGCGGCCGATCCGGTGCAGATGTACTTGTCGGATATCTACACGATCGCGGTCAATCTGGCTGGTCTGCCCGGCATGTCGATTCCCTGCGGCTTTGTCGGCGGCTTGCCGGTTGGACTGCAACTGATCGGCAACTACTTTGCCGAGAACCGTTTGCTAAATGTGGCCCATCGTTATCAGCAAGCGACTGATTGGCATCAGCGTCGCCCGGGTGGCATTGAATAA
- a CDS encoding YqjK-like family protein translates to MNPKLLELATRHGALKARIDEQRRQLARHVEPLQGALAKGDTVLKGVDWLKHHPAAVGLAVAAAVIARPKRAWRWGRRSFLLWRGWQALKSAVAGGR, encoded by the coding sequence ATGAACCCCAAGCTGCTTGAGCTGGCAACGCGACACGGTGCTCTCAAGGCGCGTATCGACGAGCAGCGCCGTCAACTGGCAAGGCATGTTGAGCCGCTGCAGGGAGCGCTGGCCAAGGGCGATACCGTTCTCAAAGGGGTCGATTGGCTGAAGCATCATCCCGCCGCCGTCGGCTTAGCCGTCGCTGCGGCCGTCATTGCCCGGCCAAAACGTGCATGGCGCTGGGGGCGGCGCAGTTTCCTGCTGTGGCGTGGCTGGCAGGCACTTAAAAGCGCCGTGGCCGGAGGGCGCTGA
- the metW gene encoding methionine biosynthesis protein MetW, whose protein sequence is MTHTLGRPDFEVIAGWVEPGHRVLDLGCGDGTLLKHLIETRGVHGVGVEIDDANVLAAIKNGINIIQGNLERGLDEFADQAFDHVVLSRTLQTVRHTEGILREMLRVGREAVVSFPNFAYWKNLRSVLDGRMPVSEDLPYQWYDSPNVRFFTLLDFEALCDQMGLIIRERQVLDEGGNIVHNTDNREINFLGSLAVYRLTQNR, encoded by the coding sequence ATGACGCATACCTTGGGCCGCCCCGATTTTGAAGTCATTGCCGGCTGGGTCGAGCCGGGCCACCGCGTCCTCGACCTCGGCTGCGGCGATGGCACGCTACTCAAGCACCTGATCGAAACCCGCGGTGTTCATGGCGTCGGCGTGGAAATCGACGACGCCAACGTCCTGGCCGCCATCAAGAACGGCATCAACATCATCCAGGGCAATCTGGAGCGCGGCCTCGATGAATTCGCCGACCAGGCCTTCGACCACGTCGTCCTGTCGCGCACCCTGCAAACCGTTCGCCACACCGAGGGCATCCTGCGTGAAATGCTGCGCGTCGGCCGCGAAGCCGTCGTCTCCTTCCCGAACTTTGCCTACTGGAAAAACCTGCGCTCGGTGCTTGATGGCCGTATGCCGGTCTCCGAAGACTTGCCATACCAGTGGTACGACTCGCCCAACGTCCGCTTTTTCACGCTGCTTGATTTTGAAGCGCTGTGCGATCAAATGGGCCTGATCATCCGCGAACGGCAAGTGCTGGACGAGGGTGGCAACATCGTGCACAACACGGACAACCGGGAAATCAATTTCCTCGGCAGCCTGGCAGTCTATCGCCTGACGCAAAACCGCTGA
- a CDS encoding exodeoxyribonuclease III, with product MLRIISLNLNGIRSAWNKNVLPWAAAKNADIICLQELKAQLPDLTPEMMAPDGMQAFYHCAEKKGYSGVGIWSRQKPDRVIEGFDGGEFDAEGRYIRADFGDLSVISLYLPSGSSSPERQEAKFRFLDVFFPQMLALRNEGREIVLCGDWNIAHQAIDLKNWKSNQKNSGFLPEERAWLSRVFDELGWVDVYRRLYPETTDTCYTWWSNRGQAWAKNVGWRIDYQIATPGIAATAVQAEVYKDERFSDHAPLIVDYDFK from the coding sequence ATGTTACGCATCATCTCCCTGAATCTCAATGGTATCCGCTCCGCGTGGAACAAAAATGTGTTGCCGTGGGCAGCAGCCAAGAATGCGGACATCATTTGCCTGCAGGAATTGAAGGCTCAGTTGCCCGATCTGACCCCGGAAATGATGGCCCCGGATGGCATGCAGGCGTTCTATCACTGTGCCGAAAAGAAGGGGTATAGCGGCGTCGGTATCTGGAGTCGGCAAAAACCGGATCGGGTGATCGAAGGCTTCGATGGCGGTGAGTTTGATGCCGAGGGGCGTTACATACGGGCTGATTTTGGCGACCTGTCGGTGATTTCGCTTTATCTGCCTTCGGGTTCCTCGTCGCCGGAGCGGCAGGAGGCCAAGTTTCGCTTCCTTGATGTCTTCTTTCCCCAAATGCTGGCTTTGCGCAACGAGGGGCGCGAAATCGTGCTGTGTGGCGACTGGAATATCGCCCATCAGGCCATTGATCTGAAGAACTGGAAGTCGAATCAGAAGAATTCCGGCTTCCTGCCGGAAGAGCGTGCGTGGTTGTCACGGGTTTTCGACGAACTGGGCTGGGTCGATGTTTATCGCCGCCTGTACCCGGAAACGACGGATACCTGTTACACATGGTGGAGCAATCGGGGTCAGGCCTGGGCCAAGAATGTCGGCTGGCGAATCGACTACCAGATCGCCACCCCGGGCATCGCAGCAACGGCTGTGCAGGCCGAGGTCTACAAGGATGAGCGATTTTCTGATCACGCTCCGCTGATCGTTGATTACGACTTCAAATAA
- the pyrE gene encoding orotate phosphoribosyltransferase, with product MDFRQDFIEFAVSCQVLRFGEFKTKAGRLSPYFFNAGLFNDGNSLGRLAEFYAKAAEAGGVQFDMLFGPAYKGIPLVAAIAISLAQRGKNFPFAFNRKEAKDHGEGGNIVGSPLTGRVLIVDDVISAGTSVRESVELIRAAGATPAGVLIALDRQERGQGDLSAVQEVQRDYGIPVVAVAGLKDLMTFLSQRPDFAKHREAVARYREQYGVDA from the coding sequence ATGGATTTTCGTCAGGATTTCATCGAATTCGCCGTTAGCTGCCAGGTATTGCGCTTTGGCGAATTCAAAACCAAGGCTGGACGGCTTTCGCCCTATTTTTTCAATGCCGGCCTGTTCAATGATGGCAACTCACTGGGGCGTCTGGCCGAATTCTACGCCAAAGCAGCAGAAGCTGGCGGCGTGCAGTTCGACATGTTGTTTGGCCCGGCCTACAAGGGAATTCCGCTGGTTGCGGCGATTGCCATTTCCCTTGCCCAGCGTGGCAAAAATTTCCCTTTCGCCTTCAACCGCAAGGAAGCCAAGGATCACGGTGAAGGCGGCAATATCGTCGGTTCGCCATTGACCGGACGCGTCCTGATTGTCGATGACGTGATTTCTGCCGGCACCTCGGTCCGCGAATCGGTCGAACTGATCCGTGCCGCCGGTGCCACACCAGCCGGTGTTCTGATTGCGCTGGACCGCCAGGAGCGTGGCCAGGGCGACCTCTCCGCCGTCCAGGAAGTCCAGCGCGACTATGGCATTCCCGTTGTCGCCGTTGCCGGGCTCAAGGATCTGATGACCTTCCTGTCCCAACGGCCTGATTTTGCCAAGCATCGCGAGGCTGTGGCCCGCTACCGGGAGCAGTATGGGGTCGATGCCTAA
- the gatB gene encoding Asp-tRNA(Asn)/Glu-tRNA(Gln) amidotransferase subunit GatB gives MTQWEVVIGIETHAQLSTVSKIFSGASTAFGAEPNTQACAVDLALPGVLPVLNKKAVECAIRFGLAIGAEVAKKSVFARKNYFYPDLPKGYQISQMDLPVVVGGNITLQVGLGDKAYEKVVRLTRAHLEEDAGKSLHEDFHGKSGIDLNRAGTPLLEIVSEPDMRSSDEAVAYARALHALVRWIGICDGNMQEGSFRCDANVSVRPKGQAEFGTRREIKNLNSFRFLKEAIDFEVQWQINEIEEGRKIQQATVLFDPDTGETRMMRSKEDAHDYRYFPDPDLLPLIIPAEWIARVQGELPELPVQRRERFAGELGLSAYDATALTASQEIADYFEAAVAIAGKVNAKPCANWVMVDLAARLNKEGKDIAESPVSATQLAGLILRIADDTISNNIAKKVFEALWNGEGATADEVIDKQGLKQITDTGAIEALVDEVLAANAANVAEFKAGKEKAFNALVGQVMKAAKGKANPQQVNDLLKQKLAG, from the coding sequence ATGACTCAGTGGGAAGTGGTAATCGGCATCGAGACGCATGCACAGCTCTCGACGGTCTCGAAGATTTTCTCCGGCGCCTCGACGGCGTTTGGTGCCGAACCGAACACCCAGGCTTGCGCCGTTGATCTTGCCCTGCCTGGTGTTCTCCCCGTGCTGAACAAGAAAGCGGTGGAATGCGCCATTCGCTTTGGCTTGGCGATCGGCGCAGAAGTCGCCAAAAAATCGGTATTTGCCCGCAAGAACTACTTTTACCCAGATCTACCCAAGGGCTACCAGATCAGCCAGATGGATCTGCCGGTGGTGGTTGGCGGAAACATCACGCTGCAGGTTGGACTGGGCGACAAGGCCTACGAAAAAGTCGTTCGCCTGACCCGGGCTCACCTTGAAGAAGATGCCGGCAAGTCGCTGCATGAAGATTTTCATGGCAAGTCGGGGATCGATCTGAATCGCGCCGGTACACCATTGCTGGAAATCGTTTCCGAGCCGGACATGCGTTCGTCTGACGAGGCGGTCGCCTATGCCCGGGCATTGCATGCCTTGGTCCGTTGGATCGGCATTTGCGACGGCAACATGCAGGAAGGCTCCTTCCGCTGCGATGCCAACGTTTCGGTGCGCCCGAAAGGCCAGGCCGAATTTGGCACCCGTCGCGAGATCAAGAATCTGAACTCCTTCCGTTTCCTGAAGGAAGCCATCGACTTCGAAGTCCAGTGGCAAATCAATGAAATCGAGGAAGGCCGCAAGATTCAGCAGGCCACCGTGCTGTTTGATCCGGATACCGGCGAAACACGCATGATGCGGAGCAAGGAAGATGCGCACGATTACCGCTACTTCCCGGATCCTGATCTGCTGCCACTGATTATTCCGGCCGAGTGGATTGCCCGTGTGCAGGGCGAATTGCCAGAATTGCCGGTCCAGAGACGCGAACGTTTTGCTGGCGAATTGGGACTCTCTGCTTACGACGCCACCGCGCTCACCGCCAGTCAGGAAATAGCCGATTATTTCGAGGCGGCAGTGGCGATTGCCGGCAAGGTCAATGCCAAGCCCTGTGCCAACTGGGTGATGGTTGATCTGGCTGCCCGTCTCAACAAGGAAGGCAAGGACATCGCCGAGTCGCCGGTTTCAGCAACTCAACTGGCTGGCCTGATCTTGCGTATTGCTGACGACACCATTTCCAACAATATCGCCAAGAAGGTCTTCGAGGCGCTGTGGAATGGTGAAGGGGCGACGGCCGATGAAGTCATCGACAAGCAGGGTTTGAAGCAAATTACCGATACTGGCGCCATCGAAGCTTTGGTGGACGAAGTACTGGCTGCCAATGCTGCCAACGTCGCCGAATTCAAGGCCGGCAAGGAAAAGGCGTTCAATGCGCTGGTCGGTCAAGTGATGAAAGCCGCAAAGGGCAAGGCCAACCCGCAGCAGGTCAACGACCTGCTGAAGCAGAAACTGGCTGGCTGA
- the mreC gene encoding rod shape-determining protein MreC — MAGIDHAPPPFFKRGPAPLALLTFYIAVSLAIFVLDLRFKSLELLRQSIALVVDPVQRVAQTPGSLVDYAASYLQGLRALQHENSELKHNQLTTAPNLQRLAQLEVENERLRKLLAVKEREKANGQVTQILYTARDPFSRKVIVDKGQQAGIIAGQPAIDEAGVVGQVTRVFPFSSEITLITDKDQVVPVQVVRSGQRSVVFGLGNGQLELRYMPANADVQVGDILVTSGLDGIYLAGFPVAKVVNIERDSAYSFARIFCVPIAGVENFGEVMVLDPRKALPPAPPESSGRPGSSDKPNLRKKKKVSGKEH, encoded by the coding sequence ATGGCCGGCATCGACCACGCGCCTCCACCGTTCTTCAAGCGAGGGCCAGCACCGCTGGCCCTTCTGACTTTCTACATCGCCGTTTCATTGGCGATATTCGTGCTCGACCTGCGTTTCAAGAGCCTCGAATTGCTGCGCCAGAGTATCGCGCTGGTCGTCGACCCGGTCCAGCGCGTCGCCCAGACACCGGGCAGCCTGGTCGACTATGCGGCCAGCTATCTGCAAGGCCTGCGTGCCCTGCAACATGAAAACAGCGAGCTGAAGCACAATCAGCTGACGACCGCGCCCAATCTGCAGCGCCTGGCCCAACTCGAAGTTGAAAATGAACGGTTGCGCAAGTTGCTGGCCGTCAAGGAACGCGAAAAGGCCAACGGTCAAGTCACCCAGATTCTATACACTGCACGCGACCCGTTCTCGCGCAAGGTCATTGTGGACAAAGGCCAGCAGGCCGGCATCATCGCCGGGCAACCAGCCATCGATGAAGCCGGCGTCGTCGGCCAGGTGACCCGCGTCTTTCCGTTCTCGTCTGAAATTACGCTGATCACCGACAAGGATCAGGTCGTGCCGGTTCAAGTCGTTCGCAGCGGCCAGCGCTCTGTCGTTTTCGGCCTCGGCAACGGCCAGCTGGAATTGCGCTACATGCCGGCCAACGCGGACGTCCAGGTCGGCGACATCTTGGTCACCTCCGGACTGGACGGCATCTACCTGGCGGGTTTCCCGGTCGCCAAGGTGGTCAATATCGAGCGCGACAGCGCCTACTCCTTTGCCCGAATTTTCTGCGTACCCATCGCCGGCGTCGAAAACTTTGGCGAAGTGATGGTCCTCGACCCGCGCAAGGCTTTGCCGCCGGCGCCGCCGGAGTCGTCCGGACGCCCGGGCAGTTCGGACAAGCCGAACCTGCGCAAGAAAAAGAAAGTTTCAGGAAAAGAACACTGA
- a CDS encoding DUF883 family protein: MSDQITAANKEKLVSDLKVVISDTEELLRATAGAAGEKVGELRERLGVRLRDAKERVIDLEVALVDKTKAAARATDDFVHEEPWKAVGVAAALGLALGVLIGRR, encoded by the coding sequence ATGTCTGACCAAATCACTGCTGCCAACAAGGAAAAGCTGGTTTCCGATCTCAAGGTTGTGATCTCCGATACCGAAGAATTGTTGCGCGCAACTGCCGGTGCTGCCGGTGAAAAAGTGGGCGAACTGCGTGAGCGTCTTGGCGTTCGTCTGCGCGATGCCAAAGAGCGCGTGATCGATCTCGAAGTCGCTCTGGTCGATAAGACCAAGGCAGCAGCCCGCGCGACTGATGATTTTGTGCACGAAGAGCCATGGAAGGCTGTTGGTGTGGCTGCCGCATTGGGTCTGGCTCTCGGTGTGCTGATCGGACGTCGCTAA